A single region of the Candidatus Nanopelagicales bacterium genome encodes:
- a CDS encoding GNAT family N-acetyltransferase has product MHLRPATIADLPTLRHWDEQPHVVASDPNDDWEWEWELGRRPPWREQLIAEMDNRPIGFIQIIDPQAEDSHYWGDCGPHLRAIDIWIGAADDLRRGYGTIMMQAAIERCFAEPEVTGILLDPLASNTGARRFYERLGFEYIEDRRFGADLCAVYRLARRAGNSSPNQEMESAT; this is encoded by the coding sequence ATGCACTTGCGCCCGGCCACGATCGCTGACCTGCCCACACTGAGGCACTGGGACGAGCAGCCGCACGTCGTCGCATCCGACCCCAACGACGACTGGGAATGGGAGTGGGAGTTGGGGCGCCGACCACCGTGGCGCGAGCAGTTGATCGCCGAAATGGACAACCGACCGATCGGTTTCATTCAGATCATCGACCCACAGGCCGAGGACTCGCACTACTGGGGTGACTGCGGTCCCCACCTGCGCGCGATCGACATTTGGATCGGAGCGGCCGACGACCTCAGGCGCGGATACGGCACGATCATGATGCAAGCAGCCATCGAACGCTGCTTCGCGGAGCCGGAGGTGACCGGAATCCTTCTGGACCCGCTGGCGTCCAACACCGGAGCCCGTCGGTTCTATGAACGGCTGGGATTCGAGTACATCGAGGACCGGCGGTTCGGTGCGGACTTGTGCGCTGTCTATCGACTCGCGCGACGCGCGGGGAATAGCAGCCCCAACCAGGAGATGGAGTCAGCAACATGA